A genomic segment from Deinococcus sp. YIM 77859 encodes:
- a CDS encoding acyl-CoA carboxylase subunit beta yields MTQAGVELQELIAEMEQRRAKVEAGGGQERQQKQREGGKLTARERIERLLDPGSFLELSTFVEHGQNRLMQGVEAPGEGVVTGRGTIQGRQVFVFSQDFTVLGGSLGKMNAAKVTKIMDLAAKTGCPVIGLNDSAGARIQEGVDSLSGYGEIFYRNAIYSGSVPQISAILGPCAGGAVYSPALTDFILMSRGTSYMFITGPEVIRSVTREDVTFDQLGGADVHTRKSGVAHLEYDGDEAVLDGIRELLSYLPQNAREKPPVRECTDPIDRPNTPLLNIITTDQRKPYAMHDVIHELVDDGTFLEIQPGWAKNILCGFARLGGHSVGIVANNPKVMAGTLNIDASDKAARFIRTCDCYNIPILTLVDVTGFLPGVAQEHAGIIRHGAKMLYAYAEATVPKITLITRKSYGGAYLAMNSRDMGADVVYAWPTAAVAVMGAEGAANIVYRREIQNSDNPEATRAEKIKQYRETFDNPYVAAAKGYIDDVIPIEDTRRRLIQTFAMLQDKEETRPFKKHGNIPL; encoded by the coding sequence ATGACGCAAGCGGGGGTAGAACTTCAGGAACTGATCGCCGAGATGGAGCAGCGCCGCGCCAAGGTCGAGGCGGGTGGCGGTCAGGAGCGGCAGCAGAAGCAGCGCGAGGGCGGCAAGCTCACGGCCCGCGAACGGATCGAGCGCCTCCTTGACCCCGGCTCCTTTCTGGAACTTTCCACCTTTGTCGAACACGGCCAGAACCGGCTGATGCAGGGCGTCGAAGCGCCCGGTGAGGGCGTCGTGACCGGACGCGGCACCATTCAGGGGCGGCAGGTCTTTGTGTTTAGCCAGGATTTCACGGTGCTGGGCGGCTCTTTGGGCAAGATGAACGCCGCCAAGGTCACCAAAATCATGGACCTCGCGGCCAAGACGGGCTGTCCGGTGATCGGCCTCAACGACTCCGCCGGGGCGAGGATTCAAGAAGGCGTGGACTCCCTTTCGGGCTACGGCGAGATTTTCTACCGCAACGCGATCTACTCGGGCAGCGTGCCGCAGATCAGCGCGATTTTGGGGCCGTGCGCGGGCGGCGCGGTGTATTCTCCGGCGCTCACCGACTTCATTCTCATGAGCCGGGGCACGTCGTACATGTTCATCACCGGGCCAGAAGTGATCAGGAGCGTCACGCGCGAGGACGTGACCTTTGACCAACTCGGCGGCGCGGACGTGCACACCCGCAAAAGCGGCGTGGCCCACCTGGAATATGACGGGGATGAGGCGGTGCTGGACGGTATCCGTGAGCTGCTCTCCTACCTGCCGCAAAACGCCCGCGAAAAGCCGCCGGTGCGGGAATGCACCGATCCGATTGACCGCCCCAATACCCCGCTTCTCAACATCATCACGACGGACCAGCGCAAGCCCTACGCGATGCACGACGTGATCCATGAGCTCGTAGACGACGGCACCTTCCTGGAGATCCAGCCGGGCTGGGCGAAAAATATCCTGTGCGGCTTCGCGCGGCTGGGCGGGCACAGCGTCGGCATCGTGGCAAACAATCCCAAGGTGATGGCGGGAACGCTGAACATCGACGCCTCCGACAAAGCGGCCCGCTTTATCCGCACCTGCGACTGCTACAACATCCCGATCCTGACGCTGGTGGACGTGACCGGGTTCCTGCCGGGCGTGGCGCAAGAACACGCGGGCATCATCCGCCACGGGGCCAAAATGCTCTACGCCTACGCTGAGGCGACTGTTCCCAAGATCACGCTGATCACCCGCAAGAGCTACGGCGGCGCGTACCTCGCCATGAATAGCCGCGATATGGGCGCGGACGTGGTGTATGCCTGGCCGACCGCAGCCGTCGCGGTGATGGGCGCGGAGGGAGCGGCCAACATCGTGTACCGCCGCGAGATTCAGAATTCGGACAACCCAGAGGCCACCCGCGCCGAGAAGATCAAGCAGTACAGGGAGACCTTCGACAACCCCTATGTGGCCGCTGCCAAGGGCTACATCGACGACGTGATTCCCATCGAGGACACCCGCCGCCGCCTGATTCAGACCTTTGCGATGCTGCAGGACAAGGAGGAGACGCGGCCTTTTAAGAAG